The Hymenobacter sp. 5317J-9 genome has a window encoding:
- a CDS encoding SusC/RagA family TonB-linked outer membrane protein, which produces MRPLLLIALFSSLSVAAFAQKLTGQVLDAEFSQPIPGASVQVKRTQAGTLTNAAGTFTLTNLQPADLLVVTYLGYKSQEVPFTGQTNLTVKLVAGLALNEVVVTALGLERNAQSLGYAVQKVDARQVSEVKASNFLDNLSGKVAGVMVTAGSTGVGASSRITIRGESSFTNNNPLFVVDGIIINNATVVNRVDDDANGFQEIDFGNGAGEINPDDVASVTVLKGPSAAALYGTRASNGVVLITTKDGASAGKGIGVSFNSTFYAEQPFQLPRFQNSYGQGNSGAFKYVDGLGGGVNDNISYSYGPKLDAGVLTPQYDSPVTLPNGQVVRGADTKLYSGLPITPTPFVSHPNNLKDFYQTGHTAINNLAVAGDYNKGSYRLSYTDLNSQSIIPGVDLKRKTLAARLQFDPARRLKISSSINYINSGSKNRPATKYGSENTNYALSAWLGRQTDINPMKQYWQPGLEGIQQFSYNYTYFDNPYFTLYENRNSFDRDRLIGNLALTAELANNLTLMVRSSMDYSNENRQFRRAFSSNRFKSGAYAENGVFFREINTDFLLNYTRSLGPLSLDVSAGGNRMDQSTSFNQYQALTLAQPGVFKLNNAASPVEVYQQSGRKRINSLYALAKLGYKDVLFVDITGRNDWSSALATPTSTANTAFFYPSASASWVLSNQFRLPMVVSFAKVRASIANVGNDTGPYQTAGVYNARNPVFSQPAFSAQSTIANTNLKPESITSLEFGADVRFLNDRLGFDLTYYDSRTSNQILSLPIAIPTGYSERVINGGEVRSRGIEAVVNATPIQTSRFRWNVNLNFSRNRTTVVSLPPEAGTLTLGYNRIYDNVNQTVWYQVRQGDRMGDMWGTGYLRSPQGDFIVGSNGQYIADNTLKKLGNYNPDFMVGLSNQFSVGNFNVGFLLDWRQGGILVSRTLALAGVAGQLIETADRPDAGIVAKGVVNVGTPENPIYQPNTKAIPAETYYRMYYDRNNEENSTYDASYVKLREFTIGFTVPQTAWLTNKLHTQRLTVALIGRNLLALSHIPHFDPEQTSFQQNQLQTGVEDMTYPTTRNVGLKLSANF; this is translated from the coding sequence ATGCGACCATTATTACTCATTGCCCTATTTTCCTCGTTGTCTGTAGCTGCGTTTGCCCAGAAACTCACCGGGCAGGTACTAGACGCTGAATTTTCCCAACCGATACCAGGAGCCAGCGTGCAGGTAAAACGCACGCAGGCCGGTACGCTCACAAACGCTGCGGGAACGTTCACGCTGACCAATCTCCAGCCAGCCGACCTACTTGTTGTTACGTACCTGGGCTACAAATCGCAGGAAGTCCCGTTCACGGGGCAGACCAACCTGACGGTTAAACTGGTGGCGGGCCTTGCCCTGAATGAGGTCGTCGTGACGGCCCTGGGGCTGGAGCGCAACGCCCAAAGCCTGGGCTACGCGGTGCAGAAAGTAGATGCCCGACAGGTGAGCGAGGTAAAGGCTTCTAATTTTCTCGACAACCTCTCGGGTAAAGTAGCGGGCGTCATGGTCACGGCTGGCTCAACCGGGGTGGGGGCGTCGTCGCGGATTACCATCCGAGGCGAATCGTCCTTTACCAACAACAATCCCCTGTTTGTGGTCGACGGCATTATCATAAACAACGCCACGGTGGTCAACCGGGTCGACGACGATGCCAACGGGTTTCAGGAGATTGATTTCGGCAATGGGGCGGGCGAAATCAATCCCGACGACGTGGCGTCGGTGACGGTGCTGAAGGGACCCAGCGCGGCGGCGCTCTACGGCACGCGGGCCTCGAATGGGGTCGTCCTGATTACGACCAAAGACGGAGCGTCGGCGGGCAAAGGCATTGGGGTGAGCTTCAACAGCACCTTCTACGCCGAGCAGCCGTTTCAGCTGCCTCGATTTCAGAACAGCTACGGGCAAGGGAACAGCGGGGCGTTTAAGTACGTCGACGGCCTGGGCGGGGGCGTCAACGACAATATTTCGTACAGCTACGGCCCGAAGCTGGACGCGGGCGTGCTGACGCCGCAGTACGACAGTCCCGTGACCCTGCCCAACGGCCAGGTGGTGCGCGGCGCCGATACCAAGCTCTATAGCGGCCTGCCCATCACCCCGACGCCGTTTGTGTCGCACCCCAACAACCTGAAGGATTTTTACCAGACAGGGCATACGGCCATCAACAACCTGGCGGTTGCGGGCGACTACAACAAAGGCAGCTACCGCCTCTCTTACACCGACCTCAACAGCCAGTCGATTATTCCGGGGGTGGACCTCAAGCGCAAAACGCTGGCCGCCCGCCTGCAGTTTGACCCGGCCCGGCGCCTGAAAATCAGCTCCTCGATTAACTACATCAACAGCGGCAGCAAAAACCGCCCCGCCACCAAGTACGGGTCGGAAAACACCAACTACGCCTTGAGTGCCTGGCTGGGCCGCCAAACCGACATCAACCCCATGAAGCAGTACTGGCAGCCGGGGCTGGAAGGCATTCAGCAATTTTCCTACAACTACACCTACTTCGACAACCCCTATTTTACGCTCTACGAAAACCGGAATTCGTTTGACCGCGACCGGCTCATCGGCAACCTGGCCCTCACGGCCGAGCTGGCCAACAACCTGACGTTGATGGTGCGGAGCAGCATGGACTACTCCAATGAGAACCGCCAGTTTCGGCGGGCCTTCAGCAGCAACCGCTTCAAGAGCGGCGCTTACGCCGAGAACGGCGTGTTTTTCCGGGAAATCAACACCGACTTCCTGCTGAACTACACTCGCAGCCTGGGGCCGCTGTCGCTCGACGTGTCGGCGGGCGGCAACCGCATGGACCAATCGACTTCGTTCAACCAATACCAGGCCCTGACGCTGGCGCAGCCGGGCGTGTTCAAGCTCAACAACGCCGCCTCGCCGGTAGAGGTCTACCAGCAAAGCGGCCGCAAGCGCATCAACAGCCTGTACGCCCTGGCCAAGCTGGGTTATAAGGACGTGTTGTTTGTCGACATCACCGGGCGCAACGACTGGTCGAGCGCCCTGGCTACGCCCACGTCGACGGCCAATACGGCCTTTTTCTACCCGTCGGCCTCGGCCAGCTGGGTGCTGTCGAACCAGTTCCGGCTGCCCATGGTCGTGTCCTTTGCCAAAGTGCGGGCCAGCATCGCCAACGTCGGCAACGACACCGGCCCCTACCAGACCGCGGGGGTGTACAATGCCCGGAACCCGGTTTTTTCGCAGCCGGCGTTCAGCGCCCAGAGCACCATTGCCAACACCAACCTGAAACCGGAGTCGATTACCTCGCTGGAATTTGGGGCTGATGTCCGCTTCCTCAACGACCGGCTGGGTTTCGACCTGACCTATTACGATTCCCGCACCAGCAACCAGATTCTGTCGCTGCCTATTGCCATCCCCACGGGCTACAGCGAGCGGGTCATCAACGGGGGCGAGGTGCGCTCGCGGGGCATCGAGGCGGTGGTGAACGCCACGCCCATTCAGACAAGCCGCTTCCGCTGGAATGTGAACCTGAACTTCAGCCGGAATCGGACCACCGTGGTGTCGCTGCCCCCGGAAGCCGGGACCCTGACGCTGGGCTACAACCGCATCTACGACAACGTGAACCAGACGGTGTGGTACCAGGTGCGGCAAGGCGACCGCATGGGCGACATGTGGGGCACGGGCTACTTGCGCAGCCCGCAGGGCGACTTCATTGTGGGCAGCAACGGGCAGTACATTGCCGACAACACGCTCAAGAAACTGGGCAACTACAACCCCGATTTCATGGTAGGGCTGTCGAACCAATTCAGCGTCGGGAATTTCAATGTCGGCTTTCTGCTCGACTGGCGACAGGGCGGCATTCTGGTGTCGCGGACGCTGGCGCTGGCCGGCGTGGCGGGTCAGCTGATTGAAACGGCTGACCGGCCCGATGCCGGCATTGTGGCCAAAGGCGTGGTGAATGTGGGCACCCCCGAAAACCCGATTTACCAGCCAAATACGAAGGCCATTCCGGCCGAAACCTACTACCGGATGTACTACGACCGCAACAACGAGGAGAACAGCACCTACGATGCCTCCTACGTCAAGCTGCGGGAGTTCACCATCGGCTTCACGGTGCCGCAGACGGCATGGTTGACCAACAAGCTGCACACGCAGCGGCTGACCGTTGCCTTAATCGGCCGGAACCTGCTGGCCTTGTCGCACATCCCGCACTTCGACCCCGAGCAGACCTCCTTCCAGCAAAATCAACTGCAGACGGGCGTCGAGGACATGACCTACCCCACCACCCGCAACGTGGGCCTGAAGCTCAGCGCGAACTTCTAA
- a CDS encoding SusD/RagB family nutrient-binding outer membrane lipoprotein, protein MKRKIYSVLLLTALAGVLPACTDRFEEINTNPNAPVDVQPSLLLRKVIFDYGEQMSYEAFVAGNLLGQYFTAIDFNLFDRHSLSEPQYGGNPWPFLYSNLRDNEILLQKARANAAFGVYEGPALILKAYLAAQLTDLYGDVPYSQALQGQTGVITPAYDSQESIYTAPGGILDNLDKGIASINNYNGATALDGDLLYSGNRSKWVLFANSLKIKYLMRISGKVNVQAALQKVVADGNYIKTNADNAAFRFSLTQPNNFRMATARIGDYNLFIMSKTSEELLAGLGDARVATYFRPTAANPGAYKGLLNGPDASKLSISLADYSFTGTIFRENSDRLSASYMTAAETSFWLAEAAQRGLVSASARTLYEQGITQSFAYWGTALPATYLTSTKVAYGQNGQNPIEQILTQKWLHNLNNGYEGWNEYRRTGFPRLKTVSASLNNGLIPVRMPYPGTESALNATQYKIAAANTQNNSINVPVWWAR, encoded by the coding sequence ATGAAACGGAAAATATACAGCGTCCTGCTGCTGACCGCACTGGCGGGCGTTTTGCCCGCCTGCACGGATAGATTCGAGGAAATCAACACGAACCCCAACGCGCCGGTCGATGTGCAACCGTCGCTGCTGCTGCGCAAAGTCATCTTCGACTACGGCGAGCAGATGTCGTACGAAGCCTTCGTGGCGGGCAACCTGCTGGGGCAGTACTTCACGGCCATCGACTTCAACCTCTTCGACCGGCACAGCCTGAGCGAGCCGCAGTACGGCGGCAATCCCTGGCCGTTTCTGTACAGCAACCTGCGCGACAACGAGATTCTGCTGCAAAAAGCGCGCGCCAATGCGGCTTTCGGGGTGTACGAAGGGCCGGCCCTGATTCTGAAAGCCTACCTCGCCGCCCAACTGACGGACCTGTATGGCGACGTGCCCTACAGCCAGGCGCTGCAGGGCCAAACCGGAGTGATTACGCCGGCTTACGACAGCCAGGAATCCATCTACACGGCCCCTGGCGGCATCCTCGACAACCTTGATAAGGGCATTGCCTCCATCAACAACTACAACGGGGCGACGGCGCTCGACGGCGACCTGCTCTACAGTGGCAACCGCAGCAAATGGGTGCTGTTTGCCAACTCGCTGAAAATTAAATACCTGATGCGCATATCAGGTAAGGTTAACGTGCAAGCAGCCCTGCAAAAAGTCGTGGCCGACGGCAACTACATCAAGACGAATGCGGACAATGCCGCATTCCGATTCTCGCTGACGCAGCCCAATAACTTCCGCATGGCGACGGCCCGCATCGGTGATTATAACCTGTTCATCATGTCCAAAACCAGCGAAGAACTGCTCGCGGGGCTGGGCGACGCCCGGGTGGCAACGTACTTTCGGCCCACGGCGGCCAATCCGGGTGCCTACAAAGGCTTGTTGAACGGACCCGATGCCTCAAAACTCTCCATCTCGTTGGCCGATTACTCGTTCACAGGAACCATCTTCCGGGAAAACTCGGACCGTTTATCGGCCAGCTACATGACTGCGGCCGAAACCAGCTTCTGGCTGGCCGAAGCTGCCCAACGCGGGCTGGTGTCCGCATCGGCGCGGACCTTGTATGAGCAGGGCATTACTCAGTCGTTTGCCTACTGGGGCACGGCGCTGCCCGCCACTTACCTCACCAGCACCAAGGTGGCGTACGGGCAGAACGGCCAGAACCCCATCGAGCAGATACTGACGCAGAAATGGCTGCATAACCTCAACAACGGCTACGAAGGGTGGAACGAGTACCGCCGCACGGGATTTCCCCGCCTGAAAACGGTTTCAGCCAGCCTCAATAATGGGCTGATTCCCGTGCGCATGCCCTACCCCGGCACAGAGAGTGCGCTGAACGCGACGCAGTACAAAATAGCGGCCGCCAACACCCAGAACAACAGCATCAACGTCCCCGTGTGGTGGGCTCGCTGA
- a CDS encoding sodium:solute symporter has translation MSTTLWQWALVLASSITLFLVSPLSRTAPEFFRGARKERTPNTVFLTSSLVISWLFAKSITNAANLGQSFGLVGGVAYAGYYLSFLVAGFVIVSMRSKGGYRSIHHFLESKYGAGAVVVFTFLIIIRLYNEIWSNTIVIGSYFGAQGTSAYYVAIVVFTLLTLAYTLKGGMSSSIMTDVIQLSLFVVLLTVILGFILPQYGGSLQPFLSSGEWTLGQGVDLLLVALVQCFSYPFHDPVLTDRGFISDTRTTLRSYLWAGAIGSGCIIFFSFVGIFAKLNGLTGEAPVAVARYFGVPMLLLMNLIMVTSASSTLDSAMASFSKLISIDLSKAAVPSVSRGRWAMVILTVLGTIPVFFNPAILSATTISGTLVLGLAPVFLFWNVPVPRLAFHLSVIGGLVLGGLLTLFPLPDTLHLGDGKYGALLSTNLITSAFCFGVFGLCALLPKKPHHG, from the coding sequence ATGAGCACAACCCTGTGGCAATGGGCCTTGGTCCTGGCCTCCAGCATCACGCTGTTTTTGGTGTCGCCGCTGTCGCGCACCGCGCCCGAATTTTTCCGGGGCGCCCGCAAAGAGCGCACCCCCAACACTGTTTTCCTGACGAGTAGTCTGGTCATCTCCTGGCTGTTTGCCAAGTCGATTACCAATGCCGCCAACCTGGGCCAAAGCTTCGGGCTGGTGGGGGGCGTGGCCTACGCGGGGTACTACCTGTCGTTTTTGGTGGCCGGTTTTGTCATTGTGTCCATGCGCAGCAAAGGGGGCTACCGCAGCATCCACCATTTTCTGGAATCGAAGTATGGCGCGGGGGCGGTGGTCGTCTTCACCTTCCTGATTATCATTCGGCTGTACAACGAAATCTGGTCCAACACCATCGTCATCGGCTCTTATTTTGGTGCCCAGGGCACGTCTGCTTACTACGTGGCCATTGTGGTGTTTACTCTGCTCACGCTGGCCTACACGCTCAAAGGCGGCATGAGCAGCTCGATTATGACCGACGTGATTCAGCTCTCGCTCTTCGTGGTGCTGCTCACGGTCATTCTGGGGTTTATCCTGCCGCAGTACGGGGGCAGCCTGCAGCCCTTTCTGAGCAGTGGAGAATGGACCTTGGGGCAGGGAGTCGATTTGCTGCTGGTGGCCCTGGTGCAGTGCTTCAGCTACCCGTTCCACGACCCGGTGCTCACCGACCGGGGGTTTATCTCCGACACGCGCACCACGCTGCGGTCCTACCTCTGGGCGGGGGCCATCGGCTCGGGCTGCATCATCTTTTTTAGCTTCGTGGGCATCTTCGCCAAGCTCAACGGCCTGACCGGTGAGGCCCCGGTGGCCGTGGCGCGGTACTTCGGGGTGCCGATGCTGCTGCTGATGAACCTCATCATGGTTACCTCAGCCTCGTCGACCCTGGATTCGGCCATGGCCTCCTTCTCCAAACTAATCAGCATCGACCTGAGCAAAGCGGCCGTGCCCAGCGTATCGCGAGGACGGTGGGCCATGGTGATTTTGACAGTGCTAGGCACCATCCCGGTGTTTTTCAACCCCGCCATTCTGTCGGCCACCACCATCAGCGGTACGCTGGTGCTGGGCCTGGCCCCCGTGTTTTTGTTCTGGAATGTGCCCGTCCCGCGCCTGGCTTTTCACCTATCGGTCATTGGCGGCCTTGTGCTAGGCGGTTTGCTGACGCTGTTTCCGCTGCCCGATACCTTGCACCTGGGCGACGGCAAATACGGGGCGCTGCTCAGCACGAACCTGATTACGTCCGCTTTCTGTTTCGGCGTATTCGGGCTCTGTGCTCTTCTCCCCAAAAAGCCACATCATGGATAG
- a CDS encoding metallophosphoesterase family protein — protein sequence MDSPLTTDLGTRSGRLLVFGGPYSNLQALEALKDIADQLQIPAGNVICTGDIVGYCAQPEAAVQFVKDWGVHAIQGNVEQNIIRGEDDCGCNFAEGSRCDLLSRAWFPYAVRNLSADSVAWLNTLPLQLSFRYAAKAVAVLHGAATGIADFVFASTPWPVKETSFAITGAEVILAGHAGLPFADEQAGKCWLNAGVIGMPANDGTPRVWYLLLDDTNRQFSYAFHAFTYDNGKAHRLMQANGLPDSYAETLLTGIWDNCEILPEAEKALQGRAIALHYEATELNGSLG from the coding sequence ATGGATAGCCCACTTACCACAGACCTCGGCACGCGCAGCGGCCGGCTGCTCGTTTTCGGCGGGCCTTACTCCAACCTACAGGCGCTGGAGGCGCTCAAAGACATTGCCGACCAGCTGCAGATTCCGGCGGGCAACGTCATCTGCACCGGCGACATCGTGGGCTACTGCGCCCAACCCGAAGCAGCAGTGCAGTTTGTGAAAGACTGGGGGGTGCACGCCATTCAGGGCAATGTGGAGCAGAACATCATCCGGGGCGAAGACGACTGCGGCTGCAACTTCGCCGAGGGCAGCCGGTGCGACCTGTTGTCGCGCGCCTGGTTTCCCTACGCGGTGCGGAACCTATCGGCGGACTCGGTCGCTTGGCTGAACACCCTGCCGCTCCAATTGTCTTTCCGGTATGCGGCCAAGGCGGTAGCCGTGCTGCACGGTGCGGCCACCGGCATCGCCGATTTCGTATTCGCATCAACACCCTGGCCGGTGAAAGAAACCAGCTTTGCCATTACCGGGGCCGAGGTGATACTGGCCGGCCACGCCGGACTGCCCTTTGCCGATGAGCAAGCCGGCAAATGCTGGCTCAACGCGGGCGTGATTGGGATGCCCGCCAACGATGGCACCCCGCGGGTCTGGTATCTGCTGCTCGATGACACCAATAGGCAGTTTAGCTACGCCTTTCACGCCTTTACCTATGACAACGGCAAGGCTCATCGGCTAATGCAAGCAAATGGGCTCCCCGATTCTTATGCCGAAACGCTCCTAACGGGCATCTGGGATAACTGCGAAATTTTGCCAGAAGCGGAGAAGGCTTTACAAGGCCGGGCTATTGCGCTGCATTATGAAGCGACTGAACTAAACGGCTCTTTGGGCTAG
- a CDS encoding chaperone modulator CbpM, with amino-acid sequence METHLITLTFQECNVRYGLAPAELHEFLQAGLLRAAPAPETVIVDEPDDLPRLARLYHELSLPPEALDVILAMRQRLVRLQALLAHETARARQLENFLRGSGAVEEL; translated from the coding sequence ATGGAAACGCACCTCATCACCCTCACTTTCCAGGAGTGCAACGTTCGCTACGGCCTGGCGCCGGCCGAGCTGCACGAGTTCCTGCAGGCCGGCCTGCTGCGCGCCGCTCCCGCGCCCGAAACCGTCATCGTGGACGAGCCCGACGACCTGCCCCGCCTAGCCCGCCTCTACCACGAGCTCAGCCTGCCCCCCGAAGCACTGGATGTAATCCTGGCCATGCGCCAACGCCTCGTGCGCCTGCAGGCCCTGTTGGCCCACGAAACGGCCCGCGCCCGGCAGCTGGAAAACTTCCTGCGCGGCAGCGGGGCGGTGGAAGAGCTGTGA
- a CDS encoding J domain-containing protein, whose amino-acid sequence MDYKDYYKTLGLDKTATPEQIKKAYRKLARQHHPDVNPNDKTAEQKFKEINEANEVLSDPDKRKKYDQFGADWQRYQQQPGGGAGQPGGGFDWSQYTQGGGGGFGGSQGSPFGEGEDFSDFFSSLFGGMGGAGGGRSTRPGAGQDYQAELELSLEEAYRGGPRTITVNGKNLRLTIQPGVADGQTIRLRDQGGPGRNGGPNGSLLITFRIRPDARYARTGDDLTQDVPVSVYKALLGGEQTVDTLSGPVKIKLKPETPNGTRLRLRGKGFPVYRKNGQFGDLYLRLNLTLPQHLTDQEKDLIKQLAALRPDA is encoded by the coding sequence ATGGATTACAAAGACTATTACAAGACGCTGGGCCTCGACAAAACGGCTACGCCCGAACAAATCAAGAAGGCCTATCGCAAGCTGGCCCGCCAGCACCACCCCGACGTCAACCCCAACGACAAAACGGCGGAACAGAAGTTCAAGGAAATCAACGAGGCCAACGAAGTCCTCAGCGACCCCGACAAGCGCAAGAAATACGACCAGTTCGGAGCCGACTGGCAGCGCTACCAGCAGCAGCCCGGCGGCGGGGCTGGCCAGCCCGGCGGGGGCTTCGACTGGAGCCAGTACACCCAGGGCGGCGGCGGCGGCTTCGGCGGCAGCCAGGGCAGTCCCTTTGGCGAGGGCGAGGACTTCTCCGACTTCTTCAGCTCCCTGTTTGGCGGCATGGGCGGCGCCGGGGGCGGCCGCAGCACCCGCCCCGGCGCCGGCCAGGACTATCAGGCCGAGCTGGAGCTGAGCCTGGAAGAAGCCTACCGCGGCGGCCCGCGCACCATTACGGTGAACGGCAAAAACCTGCGCCTCACCATTCAGCCCGGCGTGGCCGACGGCCAGACCATCCGGCTGCGCGACCAGGGCGGCCCCGGCCGCAACGGCGGACCCAACGGCTCGCTGCTCATCACCTTCCGCATTCGGCCCGACGCCCGCTACGCCCGCACCGGCGACGACCTCACCCAGGACGTGCCCGTGAGCGTGTACAAGGCCCTGCTGGGCGGCGAGCAAACCGTGGACACGCTCAGCGGGCCCGTCAAAATCAAGCTCAAGCCCGAAACCCCCAACGGCACCCGCCTGCGCCTGCGCGGCAAAGGCTTTCCCGTGTACCGCAAGAACGGCCAGTTCGGCGACCTCTACCTGCGCCTGAACCTGACGCTGCCCCAGCACCTCACCGACCAGGAAAAAGACCTCATCAAGCAGCTGGCGGCCCTGCGGCCCGACGCCTAA
- a CDS encoding DUF6799 domain-containing protein, protein MKYSQLIWAALVLLVLNSGVAQAQTKLPPRRPGGAVPARAKLAANGEGVKDGLTMQKGRVILTELGVTNPLTADKQLLNGTTISTTGLVTAKDGTTTQINEGDHVSLSGRVTSRRAIMEADSIAKITSYDALHPGKRKKMEEAREKKEKAKLKREEEKIKAKEKAAKRKR, encoded by the coding sequence ATGAAATACTCGCAACTCATTTGGGCCGCTCTTGTTCTGTTGGTTTTGAACAGCGGTGTGGCCCAGGCCCAAACCAAATTGCCGCCCCGCCGGCCGGGTGGCGCAGTGCCCGCCCGGGCCAAACTGGCCGCCAACGGCGAAGGCGTGAAAGACGGCCTGACCATGCAGAAAGGCCGCGTCATCCTGACCGAGCTCGGCGTGACCAACCCGCTCACGGCCGACAAGCAGCTCCTCAACGGCACCACCATCAGCACCACGGGCCTGGTGACGGCCAAGGACGGCACCACCACCCAAATCAACGAAGGCGACCACGTGTCGCTGAGCGGCCGCGTCACCTCGCGCCGGGCCATCATGGAGGCCGACAGCATCGCCAAAATCACCTCCTACGACGCCCTGCACCCCGGCAAGCGCAAGAAGATGGAGGAGGCCAGAGAAAAAAAGGAAAAAGCCAAGCTGAAGCGCGAAGAAGAAAAAATCAAAGCCAAGGAAAAGGCCGCGAAACGCAAGCGTTAA
- a CDS encoding aldo/keto reductase — MSNIKTVALGSQGLHVPIEGLGCMGMTAGINGMSVYGAADEVESVATIHRALELGVNLLDTADLYGPALNERLVGRAIAGRRADVILATKFGFEVDDAETWTGGYNGRPDYVRKSIERSLRNLGTDYVDLYYLHRQDPATPIEETVGAMSRLVEEGKVRYLGLSEVPADILHRAHAVHPITALQTEYSLFDRGVEESGVLQATRDMGIGFVGYSPLGRGFLSGEIKTPDDFEPNDSRRFFPRYQGENFYKNLALVEKLRALAEAKDVTAAQLALAWALAQGVVAIPGTKRRNYLEANVAAATLTLSPAELAELEAIMPVGSQAGAAYPEGF, encoded by the coding sequence ATGAGCAATATTAAAACCGTCGCACTGGGCAGCCAGGGCCTGCACGTCCCCATCGAAGGGCTGGGCTGCATGGGCATGACGGCCGGCATCAACGGCATGAGCGTGTATGGCGCGGCCGACGAAGTGGAAAGCGTAGCCACCATTCACCGGGCCCTGGAGCTGGGCGTGAACCTGCTCGATACGGCCGACCTCTACGGCCCCGCCCTGAACGAGCGGCTGGTGGGCCGGGCCATTGCCGGCCGCCGCGCCGACGTGATTCTGGCCACCAAGTTTGGCTTTGAAGTCGACGACGCCGAAACCTGGACCGGCGGCTACAACGGCCGGCCCGACTACGTGCGCAAAAGCATCGAACGCTCGCTGCGCAACCTGGGCACCGACTACGTAGACCTCTACTACCTGCACCGCCAGGACCCCGCCACGCCCATCGAGGAAACCGTGGGCGCCATGAGCCGGCTGGTGGAAGAAGGCAAAGTGCGCTACCTGGGTTTGAGCGAGGTACCGGCCGACATCCTGCACCGGGCCCACGCCGTGCACCCCATCACGGCCCTGCAAACCGAGTATTCGCTCTTCGACCGCGGCGTGGAAGAAAGCGGGGTGCTGCAAGCCACCCGCGACATGGGCATCGGCTTCGTGGGCTACTCGCCGCTGGGCCGGGGCTTTTTGTCGGGCGAAATCAAAACCCCCGACGACTTTGAGCCGAACGACTCGCGCCGCTTTTTCCCGCGCTACCAAGGCGAGAATTTCTACAAAAACCTGGCCCTGGTGGAGAAGCTGCGGGCGCTGGCCGAGGCCAAAGACGTGACGGCCGCGCAACTTGCGCTGGCCTGGGCGCTAGCGCAGGGCGTGGTGGCCATTCCGGGCACCAAGCGCCGCAACTACCTGGAGGCCAACGTAGCGGCCGCCACCCTCACGCTCAGCCCGGCCGAGTTGGCCGAGTTGGAAGCCATCATGCCCGTGGGCAGCCAAGCGGGCGCGGCGTATCCGGAGGGTTTCTAG
- a CDS encoding response regulator transcription factor — protein sequence MKQPTKEFQVLHTVTDYTRFCGKPAPAHPLLTILDLSESRGQAPPKGRTPVVPQLYSIWLKKGLKGTIHYGRQSYDFGEGVLGFQAPGQVFAIDETLDLSEISGWMLVFHPDLLAKYPLARKILTYNFFSYEVHEALHLSAKEEAVLDGLLRNIKAEYEQPIDAFSQDVLISQLDLLLSYANRFYHRQFLTRRTPEHDLLSRFEALVTEYFAREGERPLPTVQHFADTLHVSPAYLGDMLRTLTGQSTQQHLHHALIEKAKRLLLTTSLTVNEAAFQLGFEYPQYFTRLFKSKTGLTPAAFRFSAQ from the coding sequence ATGAAACAGCCCACCAAAGAGTTTCAGGTGCTACACACCGTTACGGACTACACCCGCTTTTGTGGGAAGCCGGCGCCGGCGCACCCCCTGCTCACCATCCTGGACCTGAGCGAGTCGCGCGGGCAGGCCCCGCCCAAAGGCCGCACGCCGGTGGTGCCGCAGCTCTACAGCATCTGGCTGAAAAAAGGGCTGAAAGGCACCATTCACTACGGCCGGCAGTCCTACGATTTTGGCGAGGGCGTGCTGGGGTTTCAGGCGCCGGGCCAGGTGTTTGCCATCGACGAAACGCTGGATTTGTCGGAAATCAGCGGCTGGATGCTGGTCTTCCACCCCGATTTGCTGGCGAAGTACCCACTGGCCAGGAAAATTCTGACCTACAACTTTTTCTCCTATGAGGTGCACGAGGCCCTGCACCTTTCCGCCAAAGAAGAAGCGGTGCTGGATGGCCTGCTTCGCAACATCAAAGCCGAATACGAGCAACCCATCGACGCTTTTAGCCAGGACGTGCTCATTTCGCAGCTCGACCTGCTGCTGAGCTACGCCAACCGCTTTTACCACCGCCAGTTCCTGACGCGGCGCACGCCCGAGCACGACCTGCTCAGCCGCTTCGAGGCCTTGGTGACGGAGTATTTTGCGCGGGAGGGAGAACGGCCGCTGCCCACCGTGCAGCACTTCGCCGATACCCTGCACGTGTCGCCGGCCTATCTCGGCGACATGCTGCGCACCCTCACCGGCCAGAGCACCCAGCAGCACCTGCACCACGCCCTCATCGAGAAGGCCAAACGCCTGCTGCTCACCACCTCTCTTACCGTGAACGAGGCAGCTTTCCAGCTGGGGTTTGAGTACCCGCAGTACTTCACGCGCCTCTTCAAAAGCAAGACCGGACTGACGCCGGCGGCCTTCCGGTTTTCGGCGCAGTAG